The DNA region TACAAGGTGGCCGTGGCAGGCCACGGGCGCGAGGGGGCAGAGCTGTTCGCGCTGCGGGCCGCCGAGGTCCGCGTGGTGATCAGCGACATGATGATGCCGGCGATGGACGGGCTGGCGATGCTGGCCGCGATTCGCGCGATCCGACCGGACGTCAAGTTCATCCTGATGAGCGGCCTGCTCGATCGCGCGACCCCACGCGGCCAGGCGCCCGACGTGGTGCTCAGCAAGCCGTTCGACCCCGACGCACTCCTCGCGGCCGTCGGCCGGCTGTGTGACGTCTGAGTAACGTCTAACGTCTAAGAGCTTGCTGAAAAACTAAGCCCGAGGGATCGACACCGTCGATCCCGGGTACTACGATGGCGGACATGCGCGGAGACGACCGTCAGCCCACGTCGATGTTCAGCTATGTGTCGGCCGAGGACCGCGTGCCCAAAGACCATCCGCTGCGGCCGATCCGCGCGCTGGTGGACGAGATCCTCCGTGACATGTCGCGCGACTTCGACGGGCTGTATGCCCGTGTTGGCCGCCCGTCGATTCCGCCGGAGCGCCTGCTGCGGGCGCAGTTGCTCCAGCTGTTCTACTCCATCCGCAGCGAGCGGCTGCTCATGGAGCAGCTCGACTACAACATCCTGTTTCGCTGGTTCGTCGGCCTCGAGATGGACGAGCCGATCTGGGTGCCGACGGTGTTCACCAAGAATCGCGACCGCGTGCTGAATCAGGAGGTCGCGCGCCAGTTCCTGGGGCGCGTCGTCGAGCGCGCGTCGGCCTGGATGTCCGACGAGCACTTCTCGGTCGATGGCACGCTGCTGGAGGCGTGGGCCAGCCACAAGAGCTTTCAGCCGAAGGACGGGCCGCCGGGCGGCGGCGACGGGCGCGATTTCCGCGGCCAGACGCGCACCAACGACACGCACGCGTCCAAGACAGACCCTGATGCGCGGCTGTACCGCAAGACGTTTCAGGGCGAGGCGCGCTTGGCGTACCTCGGGCATGTGCTCATGGAGAACCGGCACGGCCTGATCGTGGACGGCATGGCCACCACCGCCGATGGCCACGCCGAGCGCGATGCCGCGTTGCTCCTGCTGCACCGGCACGCGCGCGCCGGTCGCGCGCGGACCGTCGGCGCCGACAAGCAGTACGACACGCACGATTTCGTGGGCCTCACGCGGCAGCTCGGGTACACGCCGCATATCAGCCAGAACGTGAAGCGACGCGGCGGCAGCGCCATCGATGGCCGCACCACCCGCCATGACGGCTACACCAGGAGTCAGGCGTGTCGGCCGCGCATCGAGCGCGTCTTCGGCTGGCTGAAACCGCTGGCCGGCTTGCGCAAGGTGAAACTCCGGGGGCTTGAGAAGGTCGACAGCCTGTTCGTGTTTGCCTGCGCCGCCTTCAACCTGCGGCGGCTGCCGAAGCTGATGGCCGGCGTGCCGGCGACCGCGTGACGCGGCCGCCGACCGCGCGGCGACCCGCCGCGCCGGTCG from Luteitalea sp. TBR-22 includes:
- a CDS encoding IS5 family transposase — encoded protein: MRGDDRQPTSMFSYVSAEDRVPKDHPLRPIRALVDEILRDMSRDFDGLYARVGRPSIPPERLLRAQLLQLFYSIRSERLLMEQLDYNILFRWFVGLEMDEPIWVPTVFTKNRDRVLNQEVARQFLGRVVERASAWMSDEHFSVDGTLLEAWASHKSFQPKDGPPGGGDGRDFRGQTRTNDTHASKTDPDARLYRKTFQGEARLAYLGHVLMENRHGLIVDGMATTADGHAERDAALLLLHRHARAGRARTVGADKQYDTHDFVGLTRQLGYTPHISQNVKRRGGSAIDGRTTRHDGYTRSQACRPRIERVFGWLKPLAGLRKVKLRGLEKVDSLFVFACAAFNLRRLPKLMAGVPATA